One part of the Glycine soja cultivar W05 chromosome 11, ASM419377v2, whole genome shotgun sequence genome encodes these proteins:
- the LOC114374115 gene encoding uncharacterized protein LOC114374115: MYVLSGWEGSAHDSKVLSDALARKNGLKVPQGMYYLVDCGFPNRRKFLAPYRGVRYHLQDFAGHGNDPENEKELFNLRHASLRNVIERIFGIFKSRFTIFKSAPPFLFKTQAELLLACAALHNFLRKECRSDEFPVEPTDESSSSSSVLPNYEDNDHEPIVQTQEQEREDTNIWRTNIGSDMWRNANN, translated from the coding sequence ATGTACGTTCTTAGCGGGTGGGAGGGTTCAGCACATGATTCCAAGGTGTTAAGTGATGCTTTGGCAAGGAAGAATGGACTTAAAGTGCCCCAAGGTATGTATTATCTGGTGGATTGTGGATTTCCTAATCGACGCAAATTTTTAGCCCCATATCGAGGTGTACGATATCATCTACAAGATTTTGCAGGTCACGGTAATGACcctgaaaatgaaaaggaattatTTAATCTTCGGCATGCATCCTTAAGGAATGTGATTGAGAGGATATTTGGTATTTTTAAATCGCGGTTCACAATTTTTAAGTCAGCACCTCCATTTCTATTTAAAACACAAGCAGAGCTTTTGTTGGCATGTGCAGCACTTCATAATTTTCTTCGCAAAGAATGTCGTTCTGATGAATTTCCAGTGGAACCTACTGACgagtcttcatcttcatcttcagtgTTACCAAATTACGAAGACAATGATCATGAACCCATTGTTCAAACACAAGAGCAGGAACGAGAAGATACTAATATATGGAGGACTAATATAGGTTCAGATATGTGGAGAAATGCTAATAATTAG
- the LOC114374751 gene encoding uncharacterized protein LOC114374751, which yields MALKRALWLMLLLLSVAAAATNTNNVYQPCADARIQRSDGFTFGIAFSSRDSFFYNQNQSLQLSPCDRRLSLSFSNSQLALFRPRVDEISLLTINTSSFFPDSYGGYMVAFAGRKYAARSPLAFVANSTYTVTSFTLVLEFQRGRLQNFYWKRDGCSSCKEKSNFICLNKQDCAIRTSSCKGRGGAVDCSLGIQLAFSGTDRHLRVLNSWFEVENLRQYSLYGLYSNLRDSLTGQYNKFF from the exons atgGCACTCAAAAGGGCACTGTGGTTGATGCTGCTGCTGTTATCTGTAGCTGCAGCTGCTACCAACACCAACAATGTGTACCAGCCTTGTGCTGATGCCAGGATTCAGAGATCCGATGGCTTCACTTTTGGCATTGCCTTCAGTTCCAGAGACTCTTTCTTCTACAACCAGAACCAGTCCCTTCAGCTCTCTCCCTGTGACCGacgcctctctctctctttctccaaCTCACAGCTTGCTCTCTTCCGTCCCCGGGTTGATGAGATCTCTCTCCTCACCATCAACACCTCTAGTTTCTTCCCT GATTCTTATGGTGGATATATGGTGGCATTTGCGGGGAGGAAATATGCTGCACGTTCCCCTCTCGCATTTGTTGCAAACAGCACATATACCGTAACAAGTTTTACACTG GTGCTAGAGTTTCAGAGGGGTAGGCTGCAGAACTTTTACTGGAAGAGAGACGGTTGTTCTTCGTGCAAGGAAAAATCGAACTTCATATGCCTCAACAAACAAGATTGTGCAATCAGAACATCATCTTGCAAGGGCAGAGGAGGTGCAGTAGATTGTAGTCTTGGAATTCAGCTTGCATTTTCTGGTACAGACAGGCATCTCAGAGTGCTTAATTCATGGTTTGAAGTGGAAAACCTGCGGCAGTACTCTCTCTATGGCTTGTACTCAAATCTAAGGGACTCTCTCACTGGCCAGTATAACAAATTCTTTTAA